The Phormidium sp. PBR-2020 DNA segment CTCGAACAAGCGCCCGAGAACCATGTCTTTGTAGATTCGGAGTCCATCTTCACGGCTAATTGCTGCCGAGTCAGGATTGGATGTGGGGAGGGTGCGTTCTGTAACCATTGAGATTTCGACTGTCCCAAACAATAACCTAATTGATCCAGGATACACGGGTGGGGGGAACGGGGTAGGATGAGAGGAGTTTTTTCCCAGGATGATTGAGATAGAGGGGCCTGTCATGGCGATCGCACTCACCAACGACGATGGAATTGATGCACCGGGACTGATGACCTTACAGGAGGCGGTGGCCCAAGTCACCGATGAGCCGGTTTGGGTGATTGCTCCCGACTCTCATCTGTCCGGTTGCGGCCATCAGGTGACGACTCACCAGCCGTTAACGATTGAGGAGAGGTCAGAGCGTGAGATTGCCGTCAGTGGCACTCCCGCCGATTGTAGCCGCTTAGCCTTAACGCATCTATGTCCTGAGGCGAGCTGGCTCTTGTCAGGCATTAACTTTGGGGGCAATTTGGGAGTAGATGAGTATATTTCGGGAACCGTGGCGGCGGTGCGAGAAGCGGCGATTTTGGGGGTGCGGGCGATCGCCTTCTCCCAATATCGCGATCGCCGTCTTTCGCCCCCAGATTGGCGGGTGAGCCGTCGCTATGCGGTGGCGGTGTTACAGGAGTTGATGGCTCATCCCCTAGAGGCGGGTTGCTTCTGGAATGTCAATTTTCCCCATCTTCCCTTGCCGGGGGCCGGTCCCGAGTCCCCGGTCCCGGAGATGGTCTTTTGTCGGGCCGGCCGTCAACCCCTACCGACTCAGTTAAAGCGCCAGGGAAACCAATTTATCTATGTTGGGGACTATTCTGGACGGAAACGGGACCCAGGAGATGATGTGGATATCTGCTTCTCCGGTCGCATCGCCATCACTCAACGTCAGGTTTAACCCCCTCCGGGGGAAAACCCGGATTCGCTAGCACCACCTGATTCCGACCCCTTGTCTTAGCCCGGTATAACGCCCTGTCTGCCGCTTGAAACAGGGTTAAATGAGAGTCACCCGCCTCAGGGAAGTTGGCCAGGCCAAATGAGGCACTCACCGGCCCGAGAAGTTGATTCTCGTAGTAGAGACTGAGTTGGACGATCTCCTGTCGCAAGCGTTCAGCAATGGCCCGGGCCGTTTCTAAGTCGTAGCCCGGTAAAATCACGGCTAACTCTTCACCCCCATAGCGACAGACGATATCACAGACACGCAGATGATTCTTGAGACATTGGCTAATGGATTGCAAAACATGGTCTCCTGCATCATGACCATAGGTGTCGTTGAAATTCTTAAAGTGATCCACATCTAGCATCACCAGGCTCAGGGCCGTCTGATTAGACTTGGCTCGTTCAATTTCTTGATCCAAGATATCTTCAAAATAACGCCGGTTATACAGTCCGGTGAGAGCATCACGGATACTTTGTTGCCGTAGGGTCTGGCGTAGGTTTAAGTTGGCGATCGCCAGTCCTAACTGCTCAGCCACAGTTTGCGCTAACTGACGTTTACTACCACTCAATTCCAAGTTGGGCGGAACCAGCAGATAAAATAAACCCAAGGTTTCCCCTTGAGCCACCATCGGAAGGCAGTAGGTGGTCGCCCCCTCGGGAATAGAGCTTAAATGATTACAGCGTAACTCTCCATGCTGTTCAGCCATCCGATGCAGTCGTCCCCGTCGCAGTCCCCAGCAGTCTTGATGAGAAAACTCTAGTTGGGAATAGAGATCCTCTCCCCATTGAGCCACGTTTTCCAAGCTATAACGGCTCTCCTTCAGTTGAAAGATCCCTCCAGAACAATCGGGAAATAAGGATGTCATAAAAGTGGCGACCACTTGACAGGCTTCCTTCACGGTCAGACAAGCTTGTAAAAAATCGCTGATTTTGCTAAGGGTTTGCATTTCCGAGTGACGCTCCCGCAAATCCTGGAGTCGTTTCTGGAGTTCTTGATTCGTCGTTTCTAGGGTCGCCTGATAGGTTTTAATTTGAGTGATATCTCGAAAGGTAACGGCAAAGCCATCCCCAAGTTTAACCGCGATGTTTTCAAACCAACTATCAAGTCCCTCGTGATTATAATAAAACTCACGAGTTGCCGGTTCCCCAGATTCGACCACCTGAACATAGTAATCAAATAGTCCATCTTCCTGATGACCGGGCATGACTGAGAGTAACCGATTTCCGATCAACTCTTCAACAGTTTTTCCGGTCATCTCACAGCTTGCTGGATTGGCAATGAGATATTCAAAGTCAATAATGGTTCCCTCAACATCCCGAATGGACTGGAAGGCCATAATCCCATCCAGAGAGCTATTGAGGAGGCTACTTAACTGTAGCTCAGATAGCCTCAGAGCGTCTTGAATTTGGATCATGTTCGTAATATCGGTCAGGAGGCCAATACAGCCCTGATAGTTGCCCTGGCTATCTTGTAATGGGGTCGTGGAAACCATCACCCATACATCAAAGTTATCTTTATGACAAAAACGATAAATGTTTTGTGACCCAGTCCCTTTGCGTCGATTACGAATTTGTTTACGGATACTTTCTTTTTCATCTGGGGGGACAAAAGCTGTTAGGGGTTTACCAATCATCTCTGATGAGGTATAACCTAGCATTTTGGCCATCCGGTCATTGACAAATTCGGTTATTTCTTCAGTATCAAGTAGCCAAACCCCCTCTAGAGTTGTTTCAATAATAGTTCGGTAGCGTTGCTCACTGTCTTGTAAGGCAAGTGCTTTTTGTTTTTGCTCGGTGATATCTTCTGAAATTGCCCAAAAGCCTGCAACCGCCTGATCCGCAAGAATAGGAAATAAAATAGTCTGAAAATTTTTAGTCCGGCCATTAATACAAATTTCATCCTCAACCTGTAGCGATTCTAGGGTATCTGTGACTTTCTGCAAGCGTTGTTTGAAGAGATGAATGACTGACTCGGGGAAAATATCGAAAAAAGATTGACCTAGAAGTTCCGACGGATTTTGATTAAGGATTTTTGCAAAAGCAGGATTAACTCTCAAATATCGACCTTCGGTATCAAAGCGACTAATCAAAACTGGAGCATTCTCTAAAAAGGTTTCTAACTCTTGATTAACTTGACGCAAGCGTAGCTCTGCTTCTTTCTGATTAGTTATATCAATGTGACAGCCGATGATACGTGAGGGCTTCCCCTGTTCATCCCATTCAATAACTTGTCCTGAGCAAAGAATCCAGACCGTAGACCCAGTTTTATGGCGATAGCGAACTTCGCGATAAAACGGAACTGTCGCCGGACTATTGAGATGATTTTGTATCGCCTCTAAAGTGCCGGGTAAATCTTCTGGAAAAACCAAGTTTTTCCAGGTATCTGGATGATTTTCGAGTTCATCATCTTGATAGCCAAACATTTTTTTGAAACTAGGACTCAGATACTCAGTGTTATCTCGGAGGTTCCAGTCCCAATACCCCGCCAGAATCACCTCAAAAATAGGTTCAATGAGTTGTAATTCTCGATTACGTTGCTCAGCTTCAAGGCGCTTAATTTCTGCCTGCCTGCGTCCTGTAATATCTCGAATTAAATAGGAAAATTCAGGGTTGCCTTGGTTTCCCACGCATAAATAATTAAGGGTAACCAAGAGCCATTTACAGCCGAACTCCGTGGGTTGCTCGTATTCAAACGAGATACAGTCTTGACTTTCTTGACATTGCTGATAATAGCCAACAATATCTTGAATGATACCAGAGTCTAAACGTAGCTCAGATAGTGTTTTACCTTCGAGAGATTGTCCAGGTAGATTAAAAAATATTGCAGTGGCTGAGTTATGACTCAGGAAGCGAAGATCCGCATAATTATCGTCCTGAATCAGCTCGACAATCCCCATTATCATGGGGGAATTGCTATAAAAAATGTCTAATAGTTTTGATTCTGGATATGAACAGCCATAAGATAGAGAACTCGAAACCATTGCGAGCACAAGACCCTGAAGGTCAAGTCGGGGGATGGACTTAGATATATCCAATTTAACTCATGGATTCGGTCTCTGTCGAAATCGTCCTGTTGAGCCTCAAGAAGAAAAGCCTTTTGTCCAATGGGATTCAGCTAAGTTTGGGGAGATTCCGGTTGGGCCGGACTAGAGAGATCTTCAGACCAATGGAGATGCCAAATCCCGATTCCGCCATAGATATCTCCACCAATCAGGGTTTTGCCATTGATGCCAAAGGCTAGGGTGCTAATATGACTCGCTGTTTCGGAATGTAATAAGGCCCCAGTGGTGGTGTCCCAAATCTGAATCACACCGTTATCAGCGGGAACGGTCATGGCCAACAGGCGACTTTGGGGACTTAGGGCCACCACTAGGTTATCGGGGGGATCTTGGGAGAGGGTGGCTTGACGTTGGCCGGTTTCGACATTCCAGAGGCTAATGTCTCTAGCCCCGGCGGTGACAAGGGTTTGACCATCGGGACTGAGGGCGAGAACCTCTTGGGCATTTCCGGGCCAGCGGCGACGTTCTCGCAAGCCGTCGATGTCCCAAATGGCAATGTCCCCCCCCGTGGTTCCTCCCATTTGCAGATGGTCTTGGTTGGCTAGAGAGAGGGCGTTGGGGGTGACTGGAAGGGGTAGGGCATTGATGAGGTCAAAGGTGGCCGGATTCCAGGTTTGTAGCCCCCCGGAGGTGGCCCCGACGAGGCGATCGCCGTTGGCCCCGACGGCCAGGACTTGCACTTGGTCTTCGGGGAGGCCCAACACGGAGGAGAGGCGGCGCGATTGCAGTAAGACGCGATCGGGAAAGGACCAAATTTTCAGGGTTCCATCCTGGCTACTACTGGCGAACCAGTCCCCGGTGGGACTGACGGCGATGGAGGTGACGCGATCGCGGTGATCGTAACGGCGATCGCTTAACGTCAGGCTGAAGTCCGTCTCCGCGATCTCTGCGTCGCTGGGGGCGGCATCCTCGGTTAGGGTTAGGGGGGTTGCCCCGTTGTCGGGGGAGTCGAGGCGGGTTTCTGTGGTTGAGGCTTGGCGGGTGGGATTGGACGAAGAGGCGCGATCGCCGGGCCAGTCGGACAGGTAGAGGCCCGCAGACAGGGCCAGGGCAATCACCAGACTCCCGCCGAGAAAGTCATAACGATATTCCCAAAAGTATTGACTGATATCGGCTTTGAGTTGGCTTAAGCCATTCCCCGAAGGACGAACTTTGCCAAGGCTATGGGGTGAGGCGAAGGAGATGGTATAGCCAACGGCTTGGGGAACGGGGGAGGGGAGGGGACGTTTTTTGACCTTAGGTTTGCGGGGTTGCTGACGTTGCAAGCGGCCGACTTCTTGGGAACTGCGGGGAAAGGGGTCCCGGCCGCCCAGTTTACGAGCGCGATCGCACCAGGGACAATGGCTTAAATGACTACCATGGCGATGTTGGGGGTTGGCCGAACAGGTAATGAGTTGGGCTTCAGCCTCTTCGAGGGCTTTAACCCAGGTTTGGGCATCGGGACGCTGCTGGGGTTGACGATGGCCCACTTCAAAACATTGGCTAAACAGGCGTTGCAGTTCTGGAGGGAGGAGATTGGCGGGTGGGGCGATGGGGGTGGGGCGATAGGGAACCCCTCGGCTACTATAGGCGAAATGGCCGGCGGCGATGCGTGTTTCTATGGGGGGCGGATCGCCGGAACCGAGATAAACCCCGGCGAAGGGGTGGGTTCCTTCCATCAGCAGTTGGAAGATGAGAACCGCTAGGCCAAAACAGTCTTGTTCGGGGCGACGGCGAACATGGCGGAGGGTTTTGCCTTGGAGTTCGGGGGGGGTAAATTCCGGTTTACCGACGGGACAGGGATAGAGGGCATTGCCGTCGCTGACTTGGAAGGAGTCGGTGTCTACGAGGGTAATGAGGGCGGTGCGACTAACGAGGATGTTGGATTCGTTAACATCGCCGATGACGTAGCCCCGAGAATGGATGCGGCTGACAGCGGCGGCGAGGTTGCGGGCAGTGCGATAGAGGTATTGGTAGTTGAAGAAGGGACAGCGATCGCGTCGGGATTTGGGGGTGTAGAAGTCGTGGAGGGGGAAGCCTTCTCCGACGCGGGGCATGAGAAAGCCGACGATTCGCCCTCGCTGCCAGAGGGGATCGAGAACCCAGGCGATGGAAACATGGCCCGCAGCGGCGGTGGGATCGTCGGGGGGATTGGCGGCCATGACGGCCAGTTTGCGCCCCAACTCCGGGGTAGGTTGGTGGTAGAGTTTGGCCACCCAACCGGGATGTTGGTGGACGCTGTAGATTTTGCCTTCGCCACCGCCGGCGATGGCCACACCCAGACGGAGGAGGGAACCGTTAGACTGCCGTTGAACTTGCACAGGTTTGTGGGGTTAGGGGTCTGAGGGAGATGGAGCGATCGCCCCCGCTAATACTAAGGTTAGATCGTCATCGGTCCGTTGGCTGACGCGGGGGGAGGTGAGGAAGCCCTGAAGTTGCTCGTTGGCCCCGGCTTCGTCGCTGTCTTGTTGAATAAATTGGAATAAGGGGCTGAAAAACCGCTCGTGGGGTGTGCCTTGGGGCATTTCCAAAGCTAAACGCTGCAAGCCGTCGGAAAAGAGGGCGATTCCTTGGGGGGCAATGGGATAAATGAAAATTTCCGCTTGGGCGATCGCCCCCTCGGAGGTGAGGAAGGTGGTT contains these protein-coding regions:
- a CDS encoding PAS domain S-box protein, producing MIMGIVELIQDDNYADLRFLSHNSATAIFFNLPGQSLEGKTLSELRLDSGIIQDIVGYYQQCQESQDCISFEYEQPTEFGCKWLLVTLNYLCVGNQGNPEFSYLIRDITGRRQAEIKRLEAEQRNRELQLIEPIFEVILAGYWDWNLRDNTEYLSPSFKKMFGYQDDELENHPDTWKNLVFPEDLPGTLEAIQNHLNSPATVPFYREVRYRHKTGSTVWILCSGQVIEWDEQGKPSRIIGCHIDITNQKEAELRLRQVNQELETFLENAPVLISRFDTEGRYLRVNPAFAKILNQNPSELLGQSFFDIFPESVIHLFKQRLQKVTDTLESLQVEDEICINGRTKNFQTILFPILADQAVAGFWAISEDITEQKQKALALQDSEQRYRTIIETTLEGVWLLDTEEITEFVNDRMAKMLGYTSSEMIGKPLTAFVPPDEKESIRKQIRNRRKGTGSQNIYRFCHKDNFDVWVMVSTTPLQDSQGNYQGCIGLLTDITNMIQIQDALRLSELQLSSLLNSSLDGIMAFQSIRDVEGTIIDFEYLIANPASCEMTGKTVEELIGNRLLSVMPGHQEDGLFDYYVQVVESGEPATREFYYNHEGLDSWFENIAVKLGDGFAVTFRDITQIKTYQATLETTNQELQKRLQDLRERHSEMQTLSKISDFLQACLTVKEACQVVATFMTSLFPDCSGGIFQLKESRYSLENVAQWGEDLYSQLEFSHQDCWGLRRGRLHRMAEQHGELRCNHLSSIPEGATTYCLPMVAQGETLGLFYLLVPPNLELSGSKRQLAQTVAEQLGLAIANLNLRQTLRQQSIRDALTGLYNRRYFEDILDQEIERAKSNQTALSLVMLDVDHFKNFNDTYGHDAGDHVLQSISQCLKNHLRVCDIVCRYGGEELAVILPGYDLETARAIAERLRQEIVQLSLYYENQLLGPVSASFGLANFPEAGDSHLTLFQAADRALYRAKTRGRNQVVLANPGFPPEGVKPDVE
- the surE gene encoding 5'/3'-nucleotidase SurE, which codes for MAIALTNDDGIDAPGLMTLQEAVAQVTDEPVWVIAPDSHLSGCGHQVTTHQPLTIEERSEREIAVSGTPADCSRLALTHLCPEASWLLSGINFGGNLGVDEYISGTVAAVREAAILGVRAIAFSQYRDRRLSPPDWRVSRRYAVAVLQELMAHPLEAGCFWNVNFPHLPLPGAGPESPVPEMVFCRAGRQPLPTQLKRQGNQFIYVGDYSGRKRDPGDDVDICFSGRIAITQRQV